catctgatgtgtgtttgatggtttgaAGATCTTGAATCAAAGATATGGTTATGCATATTCTTTTGTCATCAGTTTAATTTCTTTCCATGTGTATCCAGATGGCCATGAGCATGTATTACAACGTAGAGTACACCATCCAGGAGACCACCTGCCCCAAGAACACAGAAGCAGTGACATCTGAAAAGTGCCCCCACATGACCTGCGAGTTTGCTGTGAGTTGCGACAAATTGctatactttcacagtatttttgaacattttatctTAGTtaaattgattgttttttatatttattttgcatGTTGAAAAGAGACATAGTAACCCTTCATGTATTAAACAAGGCTATACTGTCACTGAGTACAAGCTGAAGAGAaaaggcaaaataaaatgagacaAATATATCTTTTGagaaaattaatcaaatcaaagaTTATTCTATCCTTCCAGTTTGAAGTGGAATAATCCAGGTTATTATATGAGTTTTTAATGCTTTCTCCTCTCTTACTTGTTCCTTCTTGTTCTTCTCTCCGCAGCACAAGGGCTTCTGTAAGGCATCCCTCTTCCACTCTCCCACCGGTGATGGTGAGCCCAGTGTGGAGTGTGAGATCTATGAGCCTGAGGTAAGACTCACCAAGCCATGATAAAACACAGTGTCACACTGATTtccttattttgttttctgtagctTTGTTTAATGTGGTTCTGTAGTGACGGGAACAATCACACATCAAATCTACAAGACCTCAATTATAGCAATAATCAAATGTGATTAATTCAGAGCTGCTGACTTCAGACTTAGAGTTGAGTAACAAAGAACAATCTGTCCcgactgatttgatttgagacTTGAGACTGATAGAAATATAAGTATCAAGTTTGATTTGGTAAAATACCACAACattaaatgaaatttaaaaaaataggcAAGACAATAATAAGCAGGCCTTACAGAGCCACAGACTCTTACAGAAAATTATATATGTCCTTATATTGCATTGAAAATGCATGGTCTCAGTTATAAACATCATTTTCACCATGTGTAAATATTTTGAATCATACAGTTCAAAAGATGTGGTTGAACGCTTGACTTGACTTGGATGCCCTGAAAGAGTTTAGACTTGATTTAAAGGATAGTTCAGATTTAATACAATTCAGGTTATAGGTCTATCCCTTATTTTCATAGATTTGGTAATAAGTTCAATCATAAGACTCCCATTACACAGGTTTCCAATTTGACCATCTGGTTCATATGTGGCCAGTCACAACAGTTTATCTAATATGGGGCTGGTCTGATGTTGACTGACAGAGGAGCGTCGCCTGTCACTGACATGTTTTGCTGCTCTGTTTGGTTGTAGGTCCGTCCACAGCAcaaactaggcagtgctgatcgAATATGAGTGAAGATTATATTCCTGCCTATTTCTTGCCTGAAAggctttcagaaacatattttagagtACTGTTCAGCTGTGATACAAAATCATTTGTGAACAGGCCACCATTTTTTTCGCGCATGAAAACGGACCAGCCACATCACATATTttgttgctctgattggttaattAATTCCATTAATTACGTTTCAGAAATCTGAcatgaaataatacatttcagACTAGTACGCATTAGCAAATTAGTCAGGCAATGCCAGGTAACACTCGTTTTCTTTCACTGCCTGACCGTTTTTAAGGAGCTCTGTGGACAGTATTTATTTTAGCAGACTCAGTTTCTAAACTAAtgtagctactgttgctctctgttagcggaggGTTATCATAGAACAAACCTACAAAAAATAAGATGCCAGTTGAAATAAAGTATAATTATCCTTCACAAGTTGCTCTGAAAGACTTTAGACTCAGAGACATCATTCTCATTgtgtctttattgtttattatcaCGGTGGATGTAGCAGAGGAGGCACACATCTTAAATTCTACCTGTCAACCCAACCCTGTTCTGTTCTAGAGATCACTTAATTATCTTTGTGTTCTCCAGGCTGCGGAGACACATAAGAAACTGCATCTGCTGGGCGGAGAGACAGACCACAGCCACAATGCCACACACGACCACGACCACGACCATGACCACGCACACGCTGCcgacaacacacactcacacgacCACATGCACGACCACACCAAGCCCCACGATCATCATGACCAAACCGGGAAGCACGCTGACAACAgcaaccaccaccacacacacgaCCATACCGGCGGCAGCCACAGACACGCTCACGCCCACTCCCATGACCACGGGCACGGTCACGATCACGTGCACGCTCATCACGCACAGGCGCACAACCACAGTGGCGACTTGCCCAACCAACACCACGACTACAAGCACGCCGACGGCGAGCACACCCATGACCACGACCACGAGCTCGCTCTCGACCACGACCACAAGCACGCTCACCTGCACGAGCACGagcaccaccaccatcaccatgaCCACGACCACGAGACAACAGCTCATGACCACCCAGAGGGCATGGTGAGGATGCTGCCCGCCATGGACCGGCCCGTGACAATGCCCTCCTTCCCTGATGTCCCCGCCGGTGGCCCTGAGGTGGGAGTCATCCTGCCCCTGAAGCCCGACCCCCAGATCCCTGGAGCGATGGAACCCACCATCATGGCCTTCCCCACCACCGTCTCAGCCCAGTGCCCCCCGGCAGCAGAAGGAACCAGCCTGGTGGAGAAAGTCTTCGCTGAGGACCCCTTGTTCAAGCCAGCTGCATGAGGAGGCTCCTGGAACTCACTTAGGAActgaacagatttaaaaaagaactcacacaaagacacagactgaAGTGTAGTATAGACAAGAAGTTGAACAGATTTGCTCCAGACGTGATGTAACACACTTCCCGGGGTAATTCCTGGGGAACATGTTGGTTTATTACAAGCAAATAACATGTCACATTTCGTGTCTCTCCTCACTTCGGTATAAAAGCACAGTCATAACAATTCTCTGTTGGTGGGAACCTCTGTCAACCAAACAGATGTTAATATTGAGTCATTGTGCAATCAAACTGGCAGACATGAAAgttttatgtttgtatgttaaCTGTGCTTGGCTGTGCAAAGTAATTAAAGATACCACAAATATTTGAATCTATTTGAACAGGCTTTTTCCTGATCGTTTCTATGTGTGTTTAatcaaattcaaaaatattcCGGGCATTCTGTGACCTGTCTTCTGTCTATGTGTACAAGAGAAAATTTGGATAAGGAGATGACGCACATAATCTATAAGAACATGATGAACTAGAAAAAGCACTTAGACTATACTGATCCCCACAAGCCACAGCATCCTCACAACTCTTTAATCTGTATCTTGATCCAGAGCTGCATCAGAATTCACATTGTAAAAgat
This window of the Pagrus major chromosome 11, Pma_NU_1.0 genome carries:
- the LOC141004487 gene encoding fetuin-B-like; translation: MKLCVLLSLLLAVGCMHVHGAPVEQDGIPQGSCEDPQAKGAAGQALNKINQDRQEGYVFSLHRLSNVHIAKHGDNGAVFYLTLDVVETNCSVLSRDYKNCEARPTHDTPVYGQCKATIFINRVQRVVRLYKYDCDIRPVPASRVSEICPDCPSHIAFDNAEVQKAVSLSLEKFNKESGLANHFSLLKVSRATSGMAMSMYYNVEYTIQETTCPKNTEAVTSEKCPHMTCEFAHKGFCKASLFHSPTGDGEPSVECEIYEPEAAETHKKLHLLGGETDHSHNATHDHDHDHDHAHAADNTHSHDHMHDHTKPHDHHDQTGKHADNSNHHHTHDHTGGSHRHAHAHSHDHGHGHDHVHAHHAQAHNHSGDLPNQHHDYKHADGEHTHDHDHELALDHDHKHAHLHEHEHHHHHHDHDHETTAHDHPEGMVRMLPAMDRPVTMPSFPDVPAGGPEVGVILPLKPDPQIPGAMEPTIMAFPTTVSAQCPPAAEGTSLVEKVFAEDPLFKPAA